The window CAGTGGAAATGTTCAGTCCCAGTGAAGTAGTTAAAATTCACATATGGCACCTAAGCAGTTTAGCAAATACTAGTACATATAAACTTGATATAGAAACCTCACACCTCACTGTAGTATACCTTCTATAATAATGTAATACCGAGTGCTTGGTTTATGACTATTATTAACCTTGAAGCTTcgcattaattaaattgtaaataccattttattctttcttactgataatttaaaactaaaccAAACTCTACCTCCGTCTCAAATTATGGGTTAGGATTCTTAAGGGGGGCAATAAGCTTAACATGGAAGGGGGAAACGAGCGGCTTAAGagggattttttattttcaagaaatacaCCTTTACTCCACTGAAGTTCCCCCATATGACAAGTAATTGAATGCTTAAAACTAGCCCAACATGGAGTAGAGTAACTCAGAAGTAGATTGTTGAGATATTTTGGTGTACACACTTGAGATATTGCAAGGTATGTCAAGGTATTACCGaggtaaatattttggaagaaatatttcaaaggtATTTCCATTCCAAGCTATTTTGAAATACCTCCAACTTTCACCAGCTGCCCTCAATCAAATGCTGCTTATTTGTGGGGCACTGCTCACTCAAACATATATAGTTGCTGAGTTAAAGGActcaatttatattaaaaataagtgaTAACTTACCATTTCTTGAAACATCTAGTTCAaccaaatgttcaaaattttgaatatctggTGGTAGCCTCTGAATTTCATTGTCGCTTAATCCTAGCTTCCTGAGCCTTTGGAGTCgaaaaaaattctgagaaGCAAGTGTGGGTATTAGAAGGAGACAGGAAACTTGATTTCTGAGTAAAAAAGTTACCTTTGGAAGATCTCTGATATGGTTGGCATCCAGTAAAAGTTCCTCTAAACTCCTCGAATGCCGTAAAATATCCTCCGGTACGTTTACAAGGGAACAGTGTCTTTTATCAACAAACTCGATTTGCCTGTTGCAGCCCTTGAATATCGGTATACAACGCAACATTGTTGTTAGCTTTTCAGGCACATGTTAACgattttttcgaataaaacGTAAGCACTAATCCGGTCACTATAataagagaaaattttaaaaaagtacgAAAAACTACTGCTGCATTTTACACACAGTCACCAACAGCACCACTCCCGCTAAACTGTaaactgaaaatgaaaaaaatccctAGAGCCaagaacaaaaagaaattaacgTCAAAATTAGCAATCATACCaatagaaaaaagtcaaatggAACTACTAATATGTCGACTCCATTTGTCCACTAATGACACTACTTGCACTATAAGGATTCTCTCAAGACTCCAGACCCATCCTCAGCCAAGCAGGCAAGAAATACTAACAATTGAATGCTGGAATATCACATATTTGCAAAAGGAATAATAAAATGCTTTAGAAAAGTGTAGGAGTTATAATAGTTAGTTAATACATGAGAAAATGTGGcagtaaaaaatgtaaactcTGTACATAAATCTACTTTTCTTGGGCGAAAACCTCCCTAGTTCATTTGACATATTTACCCTTAATTGACGTGTGTCagtgtaaattttgttttgttttcctaTTTTCTTGGGCGGAGACAAAAGTATCgaatttgttgcatttttaaataacaaaaaataatttaaaagtgaaaaatccCTTAAAAAACTCCACAAACTCCTTCAAATTCTAcccttaaagaaaaacatgtcCATCTCCCAAGAAATGGAACTTTGAATCCACAAGGGAATGAACCATTGTAATAATAGTTTACCTGAGCAGGACAATATGTTGGAAGCAGAGTCTGCAAGTGGCCTGGAGCAtggaaaacagaaaaagtttAGTTCAGGGTCTCTCCGAGAAGACATGTCAAGGCCCAAAGTAGTCACAGTTAAGCATCCAGATTCGAACAAGCTAAAGCCGACagcaaagaaaaacaaaacccCCATACAGGCAGATTTAGACGTGAGTAAAGAATTTGTAAGATGTCGGGAGGAATGCTTGAAAAGACTGGACTTAAGTAAGTCAAATATCACCCTTCTTCCTCAAACCATAAGAGATTTGACTCATTTAGTAGAGCTGTATTTGTATGGTAATAAACTGGTGCAATTGCCTGTAGAAATTGGCAGTCTTACTGGTTTAGAAATGTTAGCTTTAAGTGAAAATTCTCTGACAAGTCTCCCAGATTCACTAGAGAACTTGAAGAATTTAAAAGTCTTAGATTTGAGGCACAATAAGTTGAATGATATCCCTGAGGTTGTGTACAAACTGATCTCACTGACTACTTTGTACTTGAGATTCAATCGCATAAGGTATGTAGGTGAGGAAATCAGTAACTTGACCTCTCTGGGAATGTTCAGCTTAAGAGAAAACAAGATCAGAGAGTTGCCTGCTGGAATTGGCTGCCTCATTAACTTAATCACTTTTGATGTGTCTCATAACCATTTAGAACATCTCCCTgaagaaattggaaattgcaaaaatttgagCACATTAGATCTACAGCACAATGAATTACTAGATATTCCTGAATCAATTGGAAACATCCAGCAACTGACAAGACTGGGTTTACGCTACAACAGATTAACTTCCATACCCTCTAGTTTAAGTAAATGTCGCAACATGGAAGACTTCAATGTGGAGGGCAATGCAATTTGCCAGCTTCCAGAGGGACTGCTGTCAAGCTTGAGCAAATTAACCAGTATTACTTTGtcaagaaacaatttttctgcaTTTCCTTCTGGAGGTCCTTCACAGTTCACTGATGTAGATTCAGTTAATTTGGAACAcaaccaaattgataaaattccTTATGGAATTTTTTCGAGAGCTAAAAGGCTGACCAAGCTTAATATGAAAGAGAATCAGCTGACTTCACTTCCTTTGGATGTTGGAACTTGGATTAATATGGTGGAGTTAAATTTGGGTATGTGAGTCACCTATTAGTCCACCCACTATAaacaatgaatttattaattttattgttgaatattatataatttaatcataaaattcTTCATCCTTTATTAAAGTTGTCCACTTTTAGGAACCAACCAATTGACAAAACTCCCTGATGACATTCAATGTCTTCAAACTCTAGAAGTCTTGGTTCTTTCTAATAATCTCCTGAAGCGAATTCCTCCCAGCATCGGCAATTTGAGAAAGCTCCGCGTGCTGGATCTGGAAGAAAACCGACTGGAACAGCTACCCAGTGAAATCGGCTACCTGCGAGATCTGCAGAAATTGATTGTACAATCTAACCAACTCACTCAGCTTCCACGTGCCATCGGTCACCTAACCAATTTGGTATTTCTTAGCGTGGGTGAGAATAACTTAAGCTATTTACCCGAGGAGATTGGTACTCTAGAAAACTTAGAGTCTCTGTATGTTAATGACAATCCCACTCTGCACAATTTGCCCTTTGAATTGGCTCTTTGTTCAAACTTGCAAATAATGAGCATTGAAAATTGTCCGCTGTCGCAAATTCCCGCGGAAATAGTCGCGGGGGGACCTTCGCTGGTGATTCAATACCTAAAAATGCAGGGGCCCTACAGGGCCATGTGATGCACGTAATCacctaaaaatgtaatatgtGATATGGTTTGATTTAATTCTGCGTCTCACACGTTTTTGTTCTGAGATTGTTGTCTCCGAGATGCTCATCAAATAGCTTTATGTATGTGTATTCAAAACGTTGTTTTCTCTAGGTAAGGGTTACCTGACTAAAAATAGGTGATAGTTCTCATGTTCCGGtgcagttttttctttacgtGTTAATGCAAATAAGTGTGCTGTTGATGgtcaaaaaatagtaattaatgCATTTGCATGGTTTAAAAGAGGGGTTTTCATGATAGCAGTTTTTTGCACAAAGTTGCGTCCGGAATGTGAGCCCAAGTCTCCTTATGCTAAAGTAAGAATAATTCTGCTTAAAGGTGCATTTTACGGTAAAACTGTAGTATTTGTTCTTGTCTGTTAGACAGAAATGGGAcgtaaaatgttatttatccGCTTCATTTCAGATCGTTATAATATTGACTTGGCTCCccttcaattaatttaaggACCGTTAGCTCTCTAATTATGCAGAGTGTAACGTATCATCTCGGAAATATTTCAGAGGGCGATAGTACTCtacaaaataatgaaaaaatgctCCGTTTTCGATACACAGGGTGACAAACTTTcgcattttttctcatattataTTTTGCGTTTTCCCACGTGTGccttaagtaaaatttttgaaacttcgTACACCTATTCTCCTTAAGaccctctacaacaaaatgtcaaaattgtgGGTGGCCATATACAAAGTGTTATGTTTTTCTGGGTCattactattttatgctttgtatctTCTTTGGAACACTCTATAGACattctgataccaaatttaaattcctttttcaatCCTTCAGCTTTTTGGTCGCTTGCAGTATTTTTgtatctttcaccgttttcgtagaatttgcaaaaatatctatgaatgcaaattaagaatgcAAAGGAAGGTAGGGAAAAGTTTTctgttatttgttttaattatctgACTTAGTTATCAACTTTCTTAAGCgatttgtaacatttaatcaaatttagaaaaatattcgtgagaaaaacacaaattttgagaaaaaatgtgaaacttgtCCATCCTGTAtgtatacaaaaaattatgcgTTTTTGACCAGGGGTCTactagtatttttttattattctgcAGAGTACTCTCACCCCCTGAAATGTCTCCATGGCGAtgtgttacaccctgtatattaattcTAGCATTTATGATTTCAACGACTAAAAACGAACAGAGCTTTATGTTGCCAGctttaatgattaaaaatacatGTGTTTTTGTCTTTCATCACACGCTACTTCTTACATGTGAtacgattttttattattaagccCTGCGCTTAACTATTTCTTCCTACCTTGGACTTTTTATACGTCTaacttttaatatataaatacaaaTCGACTCAATGCGAAACGCTAGACTTATTTTAAGGTATCTGATTTTCCGGCTTAGATAGCCAATAAGTCTTTAGCGATTTTTTATCTTAGAACCTGTAAGT of the Euwallacea similis isolate ESF13 chromosome 8, ESF131.1, whole genome shotgun sequence genome contains:
- the Sur-8 gene encoding leucine-rich repeat protein soc-2 homolog; this encodes MNHCNNSLPEQDNMLEAESASGLEHGKQKKFSSGSLREDMSRPKVVTVKHPDSNKLKPTAKKNKTPIQADLDVSKEFVRCREECLKRLDLSKSNITLLPQTIRDLTHLVELYLYGNKLVQLPVEIGSLTGLEMLALSENSLTSLPDSLENLKNLKVLDLRHNKLNDIPEVVYKLISLTTLYLRFNRIRYVGEEISNLTSLGMFSLRENKIRELPAGIGCLINLITFDVSHNHLEHLPEEIGNCKNLSTLDLQHNELLDIPESIGNIQQLTRLGLRYNRLTSIPSSLSKCRNMEDFNVEGNAICQLPEGLLSSLSKLTSITLSRNNFSAFPSGGPSQFTDVDSVNLEHNQIDKIPYGIFSRAKRLTKLNMKENQLTSLPLDVGTWINMVELNLGTNQLTKLPDDIQCLQTLEVLVLSNNLLKRIPPSIGNLRKLRVLDLEENRLEQLPSEIGYLRDLQKLIVQSNQLTQLPRAIGHLTNLVFLSVGENNLSYLPEEIGTLENLESLYVNDNPTLHNLPFELALCSNLQIMSIENCPLSQIPAEIVAGGPSLVIQYLKMQGPYRAM